The Actinomycetota bacterium genome has a segment encoding these proteins:
- a CDS encoding phosphoribosylanthranilate isomerase — MRRTRVKICGLTSAADAAGAVRAGADAVGVLLAESPRQVSVSEAEEILAAVPPFVARVGVFVDAPADYVEAAVRRLGLHAVQFHGDESPEQCAAAPAPVIKVLKVGTGFDSSVVEPYRGSVAAVLLDTYELAKSGGTGKTFCWQGITSLPGWAPFVLAGGLTPGNVGEAIATLCPYAVDVSSGVEERPRAKDRLLMQAFVAAVRAADAEVRR; from the coding sequence ATGAGGAGAACACGAGTCAAGATATGCGGCCTGACATCGGCCGCAGACGCTGCCGGGGCGGTACGCGCCGGTGCGGATGCGGTCGGCGTCTTGCTGGCCGAGTCTCCTCGGCAGGTTTCTGTGAGCGAAGCTGAGGAGATCCTCGCCGCCGTGCCGCCGTTCGTCGCGCGCGTTGGCGTCTTTGTCGACGCACCAGCCGACTACGTGGAGGCCGCCGTGAGGCGGCTTGGCCTGCACGCGGTGCAGTTTCACGGCGACGAGAGTCCCGAGCAGTGCGCCGCGGCGCCGGCTCCGGTCATTAAGGTTCTTAAAGTCGGCACGGGATTTGATAGTAGTGTGGTGGAGCCCTACCGGGGCAGCGTGGCCGCCGTGCTACTCGACACATACGAACTTGCGAAGAGCGGCGGTACTGGCAAGACGTTTTGCTGGCAAGGAATCACCAGTCTTCCCGGTTGGGCTCCGTTCGTTCTCGCGGGCGGACTCACGCCCGGCAACGTCGGTGAGGCCATCGCGACGCTCTGTCCCTACGCCGTCGACGTGTCGTCCGGTGTTGAGGAACGCCCACGCGCCAAAGACCGTCTGCTCATGCAGGCATTCGTCGCGGCGGTTCGTGCGGCGGACGCGGAGGTGAGACGGTGA
- a CDS encoding TrpB-like pyridoxal phosphate-dependent enzyme, giving the protein MGSDKTRFGLDETRIPEAWYNIIPDLKNPPAPPKVVTPDGTELGPDQIGEVMASLFPMECLKQEMSPDRWIDIPGAVIDVYKTYRPSPMLRARQLEKDLGLPAGVKIFYKYEGVSPAGSHKPNTAIPQAYYNKQEGITKISTETGAGQWGSALSIAGALYGIDVEVFMVKVSYEQKPYRRILMETYGATVHSSPTNLTDAGRHVLSMDPDSTGSLGIAISEAVEVAAKNPDTHYSLGSVLNHVCLHQTIIGQEAIEQMALAEEEPDVVIGCVGGGSNFAGIAFPYYHRKLEGKSNARLLAVEPKACPTLTAGEYRYDLGDEAGMTPQMLMYTLGHDFVPAGIHAGGLRYHGDSPLVSQLVHEGEVEAVAVDQTKCFDAAVQFARAEGILPAPESAHAILAAINEAKAAQAAGEDKTVLFNLSGHGHFDLSAYEAYNAGELVDYDFAAGSTLCEPE; this is encoded by the coding sequence ACCAGGATTCCCGAGGCCTGGTACAATATCATCCCCGATCTCAAGAACCCACCGGCGCCGCCGAAGGTGGTCACGCCTGACGGCACGGAGCTCGGACCGGACCAGATCGGCGAGGTCATGGCTTCGCTGTTCCCGATGGAGTGCCTCAAGCAGGAGATGTCCCCGGACCGCTGGATCGACATCCCGGGTGCGGTCATCGACGTGTACAAGACGTATCGTCCGTCGCCGATGCTGCGCGCCCGTCAGCTCGAGAAGGACCTCGGCCTGCCCGCAGGCGTCAAGATCTTCTACAAGTACGAGGGCGTGAGCCCCGCCGGCTCTCACAAGCCCAACACAGCCATCCCGCAGGCGTATTACAACAAGCAGGAAGGCATCACCAAGATCTCGACCGAGACGGGTGCGGGCCAGTGGGGCAGCGCGCTGTCTATCGCCGGCGCGCTCTACGGCATCGACGTCGAGGTCTTCATGGTCAAGGTCAGCTACGAGCAGAAGCCCTACCGCCGCATCCTCATGGAGACCTACGGCGCGACCGTTCACTCCTCGCCGACCAACCTCACCGACGCCGGTCGCCACGTGCTGTCGATGGATCCGGACTCGACCGGTTCGCTCGGTATCGCGATCTCCGAGGCCGTCGAGGTCGCAGCGAAGAATCCCGACACGCACTACTCGCTCGGCTCGGTGCTGAACCACGTATGTCTGCACCAGACGATCATCGGCCAGGAGGCTATCGAGCAGATGGCACTTGCCGAAGAGGAGCCCGATGTCGTCATCGGGTGCGTCGGTGGCGGTAGCAACTTCGCCGGAATCGCATTCCCGTACTACCACCGCAAGCTTGAGGGCAAGAGCAACGCACGCCTGCTCGCGGTCGAGCCCAAGGCGTGTCCGACACTCACCGCCGGTGAGTACCGATACGACCTGGGGGACGAGGCCGGCATGACCCCGCAGATGCTGATGTACACGCTCGGACATGATTTCGTCCCGGCCGGTATCCATGCCGGTGGCCTTCGCTATCACGGCGACTCGCCGCTCGTCTCGCAGCTTGTCCACGAAGGCGAAGTAGAGGCCGTCGCCGTTGACCAGACCAAGTGCTTCGATGCCGCCGTCCAGTTCGCGCGCGCCGAGGGTATCCTGCCCGCACCGGAGTCGGCCCACGCGATCCTTGCCGCCATTAACGAAGCCAAGGCTGCCCAGGCGGCGGGCGAGGACAAGACGGTGCTCTTCAACCTCTCCGGTCACGGCCACTTCGACCTGTCGGCGTACGAGGCATACAACGCCGGCGAGCTCGTCGATTACGACTTCGCCGCCGGTTCGACGTTGTGCGAACCTGAGTAG
- the trpB gene encoding tryptophan synthase subunit beta: protein MSEQYSGADERGYFGPYGGAFVPETIVPALAELEAAFRDAQSDPTFAEELATLLRDYVGRPSPLYRATRLAEASGLGAVYLKREDLNHTGAHKINNTLGQCLLARRMGKKRVIAETGAGQHGVATATAAALLGMECAVFMGTEDIRRQSLNVYKMKLLGAEVVPVDDGSGTLADAVTAAMRHWVERVRDTFYVLGSALGPHPYPTIVREFQKIIGEETLTQLAEKGVGRVDAVVACVGGGSNAIGTFYPFLRALPAEERPLLLGAEAAGKGIDTLLTGASLALGDPGVMHGFYSYLLQDEAGNPLEAYSISAGLDYPGIGPEHAYLHDEGLVRYEPVTDEQALTAFELLCRTEGIIPAIESSHALALLPLLAEELGPDAVVVVTVSGRGDKDVDIVREAGLGE from the coding sequence GTGAGCGAGCAGTACTCCGGCGCTGACGAGCGCGGCTACTTTGGTCCCTACGGCGGAGCGTTCGTGCCCGAGACCATCGTGCCTGCGCTGGCTGAGCTCGAAGCGGCGTTTCGGGACGCTCAGAGCGACCCCACCTTCGCCGAGGAACTCGCGACGCTGCTCCGCGACTACGTCGGTCGTCCTTCGCCGCTCTATCGCGCGACGCGGCTTGCCGAGGCGAGCGGACTCGGCGCGGTTTACCTCAAGCGCGAGGACCTCAACCACACAGGCGCGCACAAGATCAACAACACCCTCGGCCAGTGTCTGCTGGCGCGGCGCATGGGCAAGAAGCGCGTCATCGCCGAGACCGGCGCGGGCCAGCATGGGGTCGCCACCGCGACTGCGGCGGCGCTCCTTGGCATGGAATGCGCCGTCTTCATGGGTACCGAGGACATTCGCAGGCAGTCGCTCAACGTCTACAAGATGAAGCTTCTCGGTGCCGAGGTCGTGCCCGTCGACGACGGGTCCGGCACGCTCGCCGATGCCGTGACCGCCGCGATGCGTCACTGGGTCGAGCGCGTACGGGACACGTTCTACGTGCTCGGATCGGCGCTCGGGCCGCACCCGTATCCCACGATCGTGCGCGAGTTCCAGAAGATCATCGGCGAGGAGACGTTGACTCAGCTCGCCGAGAAGGGCGTCGGACGGGTCGACGCGGTCGTCGCGTGCGTCGGCGGCGGCAGCAACGCCATCGGCACCTTCTACCCGTTCCTGCGCGCACTTCCGGCAGAGGAGCGCCCGCTGCTGCTCGGCGCCGAAGCCGCAGGCAAGGGTATCGACACCTTGCTCACCGGTGCTTCGCTCGCGTTGGGAGACCCCGGTGTGATGCACGGCTTCTACTCGTACCTGCTCCAGGACGAGGCCGGGAACCCGCTCGAGGCGTATTCGATCTCCGCGGGCCTCGACTACCCGGGCATCGGCCCGGAGCACGCGTACCTGCACGACGAGGGCCTCGTTCGCTATGAGCCCGTCACGGACGAGCAAGCACTCACGGCCTTCGAGCTCCTGTGCCGCACCGAAGGCATCATCCCGGCGATCGAGTCGAGCCATGCGCTGGCGCTGCTGCCTCTGCTGGCCGAAGAACTCGGCCCCGACGCAGTGGTGGTCGTGACCGTGAGCGGCCGAGGAGACAAGGATGTCGACATCGTTCGAGAGGCGGGACTCGGTGAGTAG